Proteins encoded within one genomic window of Methanobacterium sp.:
- a CDS encoding DUF2073 domain-containing protein has product MNGLKMDFLSSDALLSHSSIEKVSMIVDRVKGGDLVVIEGGLSPEEEAELIETTMREIDIENFVGIDIFTLEKDQKTFFGMSSKKTVGLTIIGPANVMKTVKKKSNFISMIANLGDSGASLH; this is encoded by the coding sequence ATGAATGGCTTAAAAATGGATTTTCTATCTTCAGATGCTCTTCTATCTCACAGCAGCATAGAAAAAGTATCAATGATTGTAGATCGGGTGAAAGGAGGAGACTTAGTAGTTATAGAAGGAGGACTAAGTCCCGAAGAAGAAGCAGAACTCATAGAAACCACTATGAGGGAGATAGATATTGAAAATTTTGTTGGAATCGACATCTTCACTCTTGAAAAAGACCAAAAAACCTTTTTTGGGATGTCTTCAAAAAAAACTGTGGGTTTAACTATTATTGGGCCTGCAAATGTAATGAAAACTGTTAAGAAAAAGTCAAATTTTATTTCTATGATAGCAAATCTTGGTGATTCTGGTGCATCTCTGCATTAA
- a CDS encoding UDP-N-acetylglucosamine--N-acetylmuramyl-(pentapeptide) pyrophosphoryl-undecaprenol N-acetylglucosamine transferase: MKVLMMPCGIGMGHISRDIAIAQKLQERNIEIVFASYGSGYDMLKEYGKYETVKLPEIKFYGDGGELNMKYTAKKSIDTPFIFLKSIYHESKIIKKYKPDVVVADSHYSIPITCKVLGVPCILITNELTLNFSDFYPDEKPMEYLENGLKRFIIDVSNQCNAILIPDIKNSIEIPPKLKNKTTFIGPILKNSSKNLLSKKELRKKHGFNNSEKIVLVTVGGSDFGKNLLQLVCKTADKIEASKIIMITGPKIESDFIPDSNKIIKKKFQKDIMEWMKLSDIVISLAGHNTTMELACLGIPSILIPIANHPEQLKNALNMEKYGISKVMKLNKINSKDFANEINRMLTDDNLKMKTNKIKKEFDKYDGTEIAAEIISKHAALKEQHL; this comes from the coding sequence ATGAAAGTGCTTATGATGCCCTGCGGAATAGGTATGGGTCATATCTCCAGAGATATTGCCATTGCCCAAAAACTTCAGGAAAGGAATATTGAAATTGTTTTTGCAAGTTATGGCTCTGGATATGATATGTTAAAAGAGTACGGGAAATATGAAACTGTTAAATTACCTGAAATAAAATTTTATGGTGATGGCGGAGAATTAAACATGAAGTACACTGCCAAAAAATCAATTGATACTCCTTTTATTTTCCTTAAAAGCATATATCATGAATCAAAAATCATAAAAAAATATAAACCTGATGTTGTTGTGGCTGATTCTCATTATTCCATCCCCATAACTTGTAAAGTCTTAGGAGTACCGTGCATCCTGATAACAAACGAATTAACACTCAATTTTTCCGATTTTTATCCTGATGAAAAACCAATGGAATATCTTGAAAATGGGCTTAAAAGATTTATTATAGATGTTTCAAATCAGTGCAATGCCATTTTAATTCCAGATATTAAAAATTCAATAGAAATACCTCCAAAATTAAAGAACAAAACAACATTCATTGGCCCTATCCTTAAAAATAGCTCAAAAAATCTTTTAAGTAAAAAAGAACTGAGAAAAAAACATGGATTTAATAATTCTGAGAAAATAGTTCTTGTTACCGTAGGTGGAAGTGATTTTGGAAAGAATTTACTCCAATTGGTTTGCAAAACAGCAGATAAAATAGAAGCTTCTAAAATAATAATGATCACAGGGCCGAAAATAGAGTCTGATTTTATTCCCGATTCGAATAAAATAATAAAAAAGAAGTTTCAAAAAGATATTATGGAATGGATGAAACTTTCCGATATAGTAATAAGCCTTGCAGGTCATAATACTACTATGGAACTTGCTTGTCTTGGTATTCCCAGCATTCTCATACCTATTGCTAATCATCCAGAACAATTAAAAAATGCACTGAACATGGAAAAATATGGTATATCTAAAGTAATGAAACTAAATAAAATAAATTCTAAAGATTTTGCAAATGAAATAAATCGCATGTTAACTGATGATAATTTAAAAATGAAAACCAATAAAATTAAAAAAGAATTTGATAAATATGATGGAACAGAGATTGCAGCAGAGATCATTTCGAAACATGCAGCGCTTAAAGAGCAACATTTATAA
- a CDS encoding metal-dependent hydrolase: MEIKWFGHSAFEIISDENLKILIDPFISNNPVCPVKVEELDADIICVTHGHADHFGDTMEIANRTGAQIIGNHEHSVYLAKQGFEVMGMNIGGTIKIHNIQITMVNSNHSSDMDFIEEIGAGGSACGFIIQLERGRKIYHSGDTGLFGDMKTVINDIYKPQIALIPIGDRYTMGPFEAAIAAEWLDPEIIIPMHYNTFPVIKQDPEEFARRVESINKEMKVVILEPGQLYKE, translated from the coding sequence ATGGAAATAAAATGGTTTGGACACTCTGCATTTGAAATCATATCTGATGAAAATTTAAAAATATTAATAGACCCATTCATAAGCAATAATCCTGTTTGCCCGGTTAAAGTTGAAGAACTCGATGCAGACATAATATGTGTCACCCATGGACATGCAGATCACTTCGGGGACACAATGGAAATAGCAAACAGGACTGGTGCCCAAATAATAGGAAACCATGAGCATTCAGTATATCTTGCAAAACAGGGTTTTGAAGTAATGGGAATGAACATTGGTGGAACCATAAAAATTCATAATATACAAATAACAATGGTTAATTCAAATCATTCCTCCGATATGGACTTCATAGAAGAGATTGGCGCTGGAGGAAGCGCTTGTGGTTTCATAATTCAACTTGAAAGAGGCAGAAAAATATATCATTCAGGAGATACTGGCCTTTTTGGAGATATGAAGACTGTAATTAACGATATTTATAAACCCCAAATTGCATTAATCCCTATAGGAGATAGATATACCATGGGGCCATTTGAAGCTGCAATAGCCGCTGAATGGCTTGATCCAGAAATTATAATACCTATGCATTACAACACATTTCCTGTAATCAAACAGGACCCAGAAGAGTTTGCCCGCAGAGTTGAATCAATAAACAAAGAGATGAAGGTTGTTATCCTTGAACCTGGCCAATTATATAAAGAGTGA
- a CDS encoding class III signal peptide-containing protein, protein MMFLKDEYGQGAAEYILLFGGVIVIAVAALLIYSNYIKSTNPFNAAQDVNSVRGSIH, encoded by the coding sequence ATGATGTTTTTAAAAGATGAATATGGTCAGGGAGCAGCTGAATATATTTTATTGTTTGGTGGTGTCATAGTTATAGCTGTAGCTGCACTTTTGATATATTCTAATTATATAAAGTCTACAAACCCTTTTAATGCTGCACAAGATGTCAACAGTGTAAGGGGAAGCATACATTAA
- a CDS encoding 50S ribosome-binding GTPase produces the protein MQSIFRRFLNKLLGKEKKLKIGLYGHPNSGKTTLANRMTSDWIGKPLGLVSEIPHETRKVYRQERVSIDYNGVELDFDIIDTPGIATKIDYKNFLQYGLSEAEAKERAKEATKGIIEAIKWLDDVTGVLLVVDATKDPLTQANITIIGNLEARKIPFVIVANKIDVPESSPERISSVFPQHMVVPISALHGENTEDLYDAMVKRFR, from the coding sequence ATGCAGAGCATTTTCAGAAGATTTCTTAATAAACTACTTGGAAAAGAGAAAAAATTAAAAATAGGATTATATGGTCACCCTAATTCAGGGAAGACCACATTAGCTAATAGAATGACCAGTGATTGGATTGGAAAACCTCTTGGACTGGTATCGGAAATTCCTCATGAAACGAGGAAAGTTTACAGACAAGAACGCGTGAGTATTGACTACAATGGCGTTGAACTTGACTTTGATATAATAGATACGCCAGGAATAGCCACCAAAATAGATTACAAGAATTTCCTGCAGTACGGTTTATCAGAAGCAGAAGCAAAGGAAAGAGCTAAAGAAGCAACAAAAGGGATTATAGAAGCTATTAAATGGCTTGATGATGTTACAGGAGTTCTTCTAGTTGTAGATGCCACTAAAGACCCCCTTACACAGGCAAATATTACTATAATAGGTAATTTAGAGGCAAGAAAGATTCCATTTGTGATTGTTGCAAATAAAATAGATGTTCCTGAATCTTCACCAGAGAGAATATCTTCTGTATTCCCACAACATATGGTAGTACCTATTTCTGCATTGCACGGTGAAAATACTGAGGATCTTTATGACGCAATGGTTAAGAGGTTTCGATAA
- a CDS encoding class III signal peptide-containing protein, which yields MSFLKDEGGQGAAEYILLFGGVIVIAVAALLIYRAYFSSNTDLNAAQDV from the coding sequence ATGAGTTTTTTGAAAGATGAAGGTGGTCAGGGAGCAGCTGAATATATTTTATTGTTTGGCGGTGTTATCGTCATAGCTGTAGCTGCTTTATTGATTTACAGAGCTTACTTCAGTAGCAACACTGATTTAAATGCTGCTCAAGATGT